A region from the Campylobacter blaseri genome encodes:
- a CDS encoding DedA family protein: protein MEDMLASLSTYGYLILFFYTLGGGMVAIIAAGVLSYAGKMDITLVIVIAAISNMLGDTLLFYLARYSKQEFAPYLKKQRRNLALAQILFKKHGDKIIFIQKYLYGIKTIIPIAIGLTKYPFMKFSIINVISAIIWAISLGLCSYYAGDFLMRVFEGIKKYPFIMPLIVFLLIGGIVLYFKKATKKS from the coding sequence ATGGAGGATATGTTAGCATCTTTATCAACCTATGGGTATTTGATACTATTTTTTTATACTCTAGGCGGTGGAATGGTTGCAATCATCGCGGCTGGGGTTTTAAGCTATGCTGGCAAAATGGATATAACTTTGGTTATAGTGATTGCAGCCATATCTAATATGCTTGGCGATACTTTACTATTTTATCTAGCTAGATATAGTAAGCAAGAATTTGCACCATATCTTAAAAAACAAAGAAGAAATTTAGCTTTGGCTCAAATTTTATTTAAAAAACACGGAGATAAAATTATTTTTATTCAAAAGTATCTTTATGGCATAAAAACTATAATACCTATAGCCATAGGTCTTACTAAATATCCTTTTATGAAATTTAGTATTATAAATGTTATAAGTGCTATAATCTGGGCAATATCTCTTGGTTTGTGTAGCTATTATGCTGGAGATTTTTTAATGAGGGTATTTGAAGGTATAAAAAAATATCCATTTATTATGCCTTTAATAGTATTTTTGCTTATTGGTGGAATAGTCCTTTACTTTAAAAAAGCTACAAAAAAATCTTAG
- a CDS encoding lipid-binding SYLF domain-containing protein produces MKKILIALMLVFLNLHAKEEILIDSANAYTLTMQDVVIKNSLKDKSKAILIFPTVKKVGFVVGGMYGAGVAIVKNSPSWSVYKAEISNASIGFQIGYEDNYLVIYIMDDETLNKVSNSNLKIGVDATASIWEASASAGAVDVFNKNMYAYVNKKGVFAGASIGGSVLKIDLSSRYSNSYYGYSRLMNAIGKQY; encoded by the coding sequence ATGAAAAAAATTTTAATTGCACTAATGTTGGTTTTTTTAAATTTGCATGCAAAAGAGGAAATTTTAATAGATAGTGCAAATGCATACACCTTAACAATGCAAGATGTTGTTATAAAAAATAGCTTAAAAGACAAATCAAAAGCGATATTGATTTTTCCAACTGTTAAAAAAGTTGGATTTGTTGTAGGTGGGATGTATGGTGCTGGGGTGGCTATAGTTAAAAACTCACCTTCTTGGAGTGTTTATAAGGCTGAGATATCAAATGCTAGTATAGGGTTTCAAATAGGTTATGAGGATAACTATTTAGTGATTTATATTATGGATGATGAAACTTTAAACAAAGTATCAAATTCCAATTTAAAAATTGGAGTTGATGCTACTGCTTCTATATGGGAAGCTAGTGCTAGTGCTGGTGCAGTAGATGTATTTAATAAAAATATGTATGCATATGTAAATAAAAAAGGTGTATTTGCAGGTGCTAGCATAGGCGGATCTGTTTTAAAAATTGACTTAAGTAGTAGATATAGTAATAGCTATTATGGATATAGCCGTCTAATGAATGCTATAGGTAAACAATACTAA